The following proteins come from a genomic window of Galactobacillus timonensis:
- a CDS encoding RNA-guided endonuclease InsQ/TnpB family protein has product MYLTQTNYIRHLPKDQYEAVLEMCSYANNLYNVGLYQIRQYFFATNKYLRYKENYHLCKDNENYKLLQAGISQQILRTCDHAFRSFFALLSKKKSGSYDKKVRIPHYRTKGGKYLLVLSTNAINIKNSNLIVPMSRTFSKQHPDLDSIRIPVPERISGRHIAEVRIVPVLNGKALKIQYCYEQEEEPQNLNADNVLAIDVGLDNLASCVTTTGTSFIVDGRKLKSINQWYNRQIAHYASIKDHQNIKGFTARMSRITDKRNRQVTDYMHKAARHIVDYCIANDIGTLIVGHNVDQKQSVNMGKANNQKFTQIPFNQLRTYLKTLCERYGIAYIETEESYTSKASFLDGDAIPVYDTKHPYAGTFSGKRIKRGLYSTKENTLVNADINGACNIARKGKQNLSFEGLCRGLLASPLRIRIA; this is encoded by the coding sequence ATGTATCTGACGCAGACAAACTACATTCGGCATCTGCCGAAGGACCAGTACGAAGCGGTCCTTGAGATGTGCTCGTATGCCAACAATCTGTACAACGTTGGACTGTATCAGATCCGTCAGTATTTCTTTGCGACGAACAAGTATCTGCGGTATAAAGAGAACTACCATCTTTGCAAAGATAATGAAAATTACAAGCTGCTGCAGGCCGGCATTTCTCAGCAGATCCTGCGGACGTGCGATCATGCCTTCCGGTCGTTCTTTGCGCTGCTGAGCAAAAAGAAGTCCGGCAGCTACGACAAGAAAGTGCGCATTCCACACTACCGCACGAAAGGCGGAAAGTATCTGCTGGTGCTGTCAACGAACGCGATCAACATCAAAAACAGCAATTTGATCGTTCCGATGAGTCGTACGTTCTCAAAGCAGCATCCGGATCTGGATTCCATACGTATTCCGGTACCTGAAAGAATTTCAGGCAGGCACATCGCTGAAGTACGCATCGTGCCCGTTCTGAACGGCAAGGCACTGAAGATTCAGTACTGCTACGAACAGGAAGAAGAGCCGCAGAATCTGAATGCGGACAATGTATTAGCCATTGATGTCGGGCTCGATAATCTTGCGTCGTGTGTAACAACCACGGGGACGTCCTTCATCGTTGACGGACGTAAGCTCAAATCAATCAACCAGTGGTACAACAGGCAGATTGCACACTACGCATCGATCAAAGACCATCAGAACATCAAAGGCTTTACAGCCCGTATGAGCCGCATCACAGACAAGCGTAACCGGCAGGTGACAGACTACATGCACAAGGCTGCACGCCATATCGTTGATTACTGCATTGCCAATGATATCGGCACGCTCATTGTCGGACACAACGTTGACCAGAAACAGTCGGTCAACATGGGTAAAGCGAATAATCAGAAGTTTACTCAGATCCCGTTTAATCAGCTTCGCACGTACTTAAAAACGCTGTGCGAGCGATACGGCATTGCATACATCGAAACGGAAGAATCTTACACGTCAAAGGCATCGTTCTTAGACGGTGACGCGATTCCGGTGTACGACACAAAACATCCGTATGCCGGTACATTCTCAGGCAAACGCATCAAACGGGGATTGTACAGTACCAAAGAAAACACGCTCGTTAACGCAGACATCAACGGAGCGTGCAACATCGCAAGGAAAGGTAAACAGAACCTCAGCTTTGAGGGACTGTGTAGAGGGCTGTTGGCAAGCCCTTTGAGAATAAGGATTGCGTAA
- the smpB gene encoding SsrA-binding protein SmpB produces MEQKEKVKIVAENRKARHEYFLEERIETGIVLTGTEIKSIRDGKVQFKDAYISIRNGEAWIKGMHISPYRYGNVFNVDETRDRKLLLHKSEIRKLYDKVRLKGYTLIPVRMYLKNGLAKMEIALAKGKDLYDKRQTSKDRDAKRAVEKAMKHAR; encoded by the coding sequence ATGGAACAAAAGGAAAAGGTGAAAATCGTCGCAGAAAACCGAAAGGCAAGGCATGAATACTTCCTTGAAGAACGGATCGAAACCGGCATCGTACTGACCGGTACCGAAATTAAATCGATCCGCGACGGCAAGGTGCAGTTCAAGGATGCCTACATCTCAATCCGCAACGGCGAAGCGTGGATCAAGGGGATGCACATTTCGCCTTACCGCTATGGCAACGTGTTCAACGTCGATGAGACGCGTGACCGCAAGCTTCTTCTGCATAAGTCAGAGATCCGCAAGCTCTATGACAAGGTACGCCTCAAGGGATATACTCTGATTCCGGTCCGCATGTATCTGAAGAATGGGCTGGCAAAGATGGAGATCGCCCTTGCCAAGGGCAAAGACCTCTACGACAAGCGTCAGACCAGTAAGGACCGCGACGCCAAGCGTGCCGTCGAAAAGGCAATGAAGCACGCCCGCTGA
- the rnr gene encoding ribonuclease R, whose translation MEDSILKLLSSVRPYTYTKEMIAEALGLKRSSELIELADTLDTMEENDQIVRRKGGTYATIEQAGYVQGIIHINRRGTGFIDRDNDLSIMVPADELTAAMNGDTVLVNHVHYDDYGEKLQGSLVKVVKHATTTVVGTFRMDYRHLHFVPDDEQLQDKSIDLRLPKGFLPQEGLKIICTIEKYGQPLVLAYEATIGNIKEPGVDILSVLLESGIDPVFPDDVKEQVKTIPMEVQPGELEGRVNLTEDPTVTIDGDDSKDFDDAVSVAKDGDGWRLRVSIADVSHYVTQDSPLDKEAYKRGCSTYVTDRVVPMLPEELSNGICSLNPHVVRLTNTCEMHVAKDGTVTSKMVYASYIRSFARMTYHNVNLILDGDAEKQKEYSFLGSLFFDLRDCADAIRSERTRKGAIDFDTPEAEIIVDENGHPTDIRMRQRGHAERMIEDCMIAANVAIAELMNAKDIPCVYRIHETPKPRKLKDFQRIGYVLNHPFTYKGDITPKAIQSYLGSLEDTPEYPILSMAMLRCMQKARYDRSCLGHFGLAEQYYLHFTSPIRRYPDLIVHRMLRKYMYENAEGDRFADNKRMDDDAEQSSIRERASADAEFACEDMKKAEYMQDHVGEVVEGIISSVTSFGFFVQLPNTIEGLVSIYSLPGDFDYDADRLALVSWYPKAEYHVGMKVTVTVAEADKEKGQITFELVQPSSANKDRKPAAKRQGEHQTHTDKRQAKKPSIDRRSSRDRRRSAAPKSEKTRDGYPSRDRKPYNRSAASRKHATGKKGSFHGSVKASGYGTKGKGENRRRKPKGKA comes from the coding sequence ATGGAAGACTCAATTCTGAAGCTGCTCAGCAGTGTGCGCCCTTATACATATACAAAGGAAATGATCGCTGAAGCCCTCGGCCTCAAGCGCAGCAGCGAACTCATCGAGCTTGCCGACACCCTTGATACCATGGAGGAAAACGATCAGATCGTCCGCAGGAAGGGCGGTACCTACGCCACCATCGAACAGGCCGGCTATGTTCAGGGCATCATCCACATCAACCGCCGCGGCACCGGCTTCATCGACCGCGACAACGACCTCTCCATCATGGTGCCGGCAGATGAGCTCACCGCGGCCATGAACGGCGACACCGTTCTGGTCAACCATGTCCATTACGATGATTACGGCGAAAAACTTCAGGGCAGCCTTGTCAAGGTCGTCAAGCATGCCACGACGACCGTTGTCGGAACCTTCCGCATGGATTACCGTCATCTTCACTTCGTCCCAGACGATGAACAGCTCCAGGACAAATCCATCGATCTGCGCCTGCCGAAGGGCTTTCTGCCCCAGGAAGGTCTCAAGATCATCTGCACCATCGAAAAGTACGGCCAGCCGCTGGTTCTCGCATATGAAGCAACCATCGGAAATATCAAGGAGCCGGGTGTCGATATCCTTTCCGTTCTTCTGGAAAGCGGAATCGATCCCGTCTTCCCCGACGATGTAAAGGAACAGGTCAAAACTATCCCCATGGAAGTACAGCCTGGAGAACTTGAGGGGCGCGTCAATCTCACCGAAGATCCTACCGTCACCATTGACGGAGACGATTCGAAGGACTTCGACGACGCTGTCAGTGTCGCAAAGGACGGCGACGGATGGCGTCTGCGCGTCTCGATTGCCGATGTTTCGCACTATGTAACCCAGGATTCTCCACTCGACAAGGAAGCCTACAAGCGCGGCTGCAGCACCTATGTCACCGACCGCGTCGTACCGATGCTGCCGGAAGAATTGAGCAACGGCATCTGTTCCCTGAATCCGCATGTAGTCCGCCTCACCAACACCTGCGAAATGCACGTTGCCAAAGACGGCACCGTCACCTCAAAGATGGTGTATGCCTCCTATATCCGTTCCTTTGCCCGCATGACGTATCACAACGTCAACCTGATTCTGGACGGTGACGCAGAGAAGCAGAAGGAATACAGCTTCCTGGGCTCACTGTTCTTTGATCTTCGCGACTGCGCCGATGCAATCCGCAGTGAGCGCACCCGCAAAGGCGCCATCGACTTCGATACACCGGAAGCCGAAATCATCGTCGACGAAAACGGCCACCCGACCGATATCCGCATGCGCCAGCGCGGCCACGCGGAACGCATGATCGAAGACTGCATGATCGCAGCCAACGTAGCGATTGCCGAACTGATGAACGCAAAGGACATCCCCTGCGTCTACCGTATCCATGAAACACCGAAGCCGCGCAAGCTCAAGGACTTCCAGCGCATCGGCTACGTACTCAATCATCCCTTCACCTATAAGGGCGACATTACGCCGAAAGCCATTCAGAGCTATCTCGGCAGTCTGGAAGATACACCCGAGTACCCGATTCTCTCCATGGCCATGCTCCGGTGCATGCAGAAGGCAAGATACGATAGGAGCTGCCTTGGACACTTCGGCCTGGCGGAGCAGTACTATCTCCATTTCACGTCACCGATCCGCCGCTATCCGGATTTAATCGTCCACCGCATGCTGCGGAAGTATATGTATGAAAATGCGGAAGGCGACAGGTTCGCCGACAACAAGCGCATGGACGATGACGCAGAACAGTCGAGCATCCGTGAACGCGCCTCTGCCGACGCCGAATTTGCCTGCGAAGACATGAAGAAGGCCGAGTATATGCAGGATCATGTCGGCGAGGTTGTCGAAGGCATCATCAGTTCCGTCACCTCGTTCGGCTTCTTCGTCCAGCTGCCCAACACCATCGAAGGCCTCGTCAGTATCTACAGCCTGCCCGGTGACTTCGACTATGATGCGGACCGTCTCGCCCTGGTATCCTGGTATCCCAAGGCCGAATACCATGTCGGCATGAAGGTAACCGTCACCGTCGCGGAAGCCGATAAAGAGAAAGGTCAGATAACGTTCGAACTCGTTCAGCCTTCCAGTGCAAACAAAGACAGAAAACCGGCCGCCAAACGTCAAGGTGAGCATCAGACACACACTGACAAGCGGCAGGCAAAGAAACCATCCATCGACCGTCGGTCATCCCGTGACCGTCGTCGCTCGGCTGCGCCGAAGTCTGAGAAGACAAGGGACGGTTATCCTTCCCGTGACAGGAAGCCGTATAATCGTTCTGCAGCATCACGGAAACACGCAACAGGAAAGAAAGGATCCTTCCACGGATCTGTAAAGGCATCAGGATATGGAACAAAAGGAAAAGGTGAAAATCGTCGCAGAAAACCGAAAGGCAAGGCATGA
- the secG gene encoding preprotein translocase subunit SecG codes for MLNGMLMVVSALMIIITLLQSGKSDGISGAFTGNGGLNLFANVKERGPEKVISYLTMILGILFFVLVILIRLR; via the coding sequence ATGCTGAACGGAATGTTAATGGTTGTCAGCGCGCTGATGATCATCATCACACTGCTGCAGAGCGGAAAATCTGACGGTATCTCCGGAGCCTTCACAGGCAACGGCGGTCTGAATCTGTTTGCCAACGTCAAAGAGCGCGGCCCCGAAAAAGTCATCTCGTACCTGACGATGATTCTGGGCATCCTCTTCTTTGTTCTGGTTATTCTGATTCGTCTGCGTTAA
- a CDS encoding IS1595 family transposase — protein MSDTEDLQKITSMYSSLYQYQKDKLLSDLENCAILNKTSQSYCIKVCPKCGSETPNWTRGGRANSGKQMLLCHSCNHRTVVDYGQLTYYSQQDRSKWDQLIKDTLQQVPVHTTAQNLGISTYTVWRMRMKFLHALESIASETVVSNEIEMDEKYILNSHKGEKREDVKPRHRGEKASKRGLSDEQVCLVTAVQREGDAVLRATNMATPKEEDIAKIGPNFAEHSFVWIDGKTAYQKVLAWKNCEFRVLGDHKSYTSIDHLNNVNSFHSKIDEWNRGYRGVATKYINRYAALLVMVRKYAGMHADEVLLKVKTVLNDVSDFFRICDMKTTDLFAY, from the coding sequence ATGTCAGATACCGAAGATCTTCAGAAAATAACCAGCATGTACTCAAGTCTGTACCAGTATCAGAAGGATAAGCTCCTGTCTGATCTGGAAAACTGTGCCATCCTGAATAAAACTTCTCAGAGTTACTGCATCAAGGTATGCCCTAAGTGCGGTTCTGAGACTCCGAACTGGACCAGAGGAGGCAGAGCCAATTCCGGAAAGCAGATGCTTCTATGTCATTCCTGCAATCACAGAACTGTAGTCGACTATGGACAGCTTACCTACTATTCCCAGCAGGATCGTTCCAAATGGGATCAGCTGATCAAGGATACTCTTCAGCAGGTTCCGGTTCATACGACTGCTCAGAATCTTGGCATCAGTACCTATACTGTCTGGAGAATGCGGATGAAGTTCCTGCACGCTCTGGAATCCATTGCCAGCGAAACAGTGGTTTCAAACGAGATAGAGATGGACGAGAAGTACATTCTGAACAGCCATAAAGGCGAGAAACGAGAAGATGTTAAGCCGCGCCACAGAGGAGAGAAAGCCTCAAAGCGTGGCCTTTCCGATGAACAGGTATGCCTCGTCACTGCTGTCCAGAGAGAAGGAGATGCAGTACTGAGAGCTACCAACATGGCTACTCCGAAGGAAGAAGACATTGCCAAGATCGGCCCAAACTTTGCAGAGCATAGCTTTGTATGGATTGATGGCAAGACTGCCTATCAGAAAGTACTTGCTTGGAAGAACTGCGAATTCCGAGTTCTCGGTGATCACAAGTCCTATACTTCCATCGACCACCTGAACAATGTTAACTCCTTCCATTCCAAGATTGATGAATGGAACCGTGGGTACAGAGGAGTGGCAACGAAGTACATCAACAGATATGCTGCACTATTGGTAATGGTAAGGAAGTATGCAGGAATGCATGCCGATGAGGTACTGCTGAAGGTCAAAACAGTGCTCAATGACGTTTCTGACTTCTTCAGGATCTGCGATATGAAGACTACTGACCTATTTGCCTATTAG
- a CDS encoding DEAD/DEAH box helicase: MRRSYYSGYEHDDDTLDFGSFRGTGKMEELTKESGEKAVGPKVWKFAQNHPQKIRVIGGVELPGEHMIHVTASVEDSMYYSSGYTSDCYIDFDPDTRKILKGGCTCYQGVSGRCCDHQVITAAWLLDQYEKKGDWSFLPEPETDRGIESVLTEAEPVSVSPESPVHLEPLIAESWHSGMQFLFQIGYRGKHMYQVRNVGELVRGCENHDFLSFGKNLAFTGSLDVFDEESRQLMDLLRLVDGTYYEDRNASMPFNPLDGRAVTLQGEILDRFFDLEEGKQLRAMRGNSVRAAVAVQVVKDVYKLPLIFTKTNGGWYICNGSVDNVQGASWWYMVVSQGDEGTVLYRVPRSNKEYGKALKFIDTLEGKMNYVSTKDLGTLSIFLTPLMEAGCFDLQGDTYVPENANKARPVFRIYLDAPDRNMIIGRCDAVYPDESSYSICGGDDRDLERRNRTAEQIFLNRLKPWFNIYTPQELRADEEASMYNLLKTGIPALQDVAEVYVSDALKRMNLVTNRPRFKVGVSVKHDLLQLDLVPENVSLDQLADILNHYDPKKKFYRLRNGAFIEPDKDLGDLEQLRAQLGLSAAQLKKGTVQLPKYRAYHLSREQEEDPEAQKFDFDESFGSLVRDMKDTSEKNYPLPDIHAQLRPYQIEGYRWLCALRDNGFGGLLADEMGLGKTLETIAFLAARSRDGRTLIVCPASVVYNWGSEVRRFAPQLECRLITGTMEMRHEKIKEAGPNDILITSYDSMKRDMEVYDAMDFAFEVIDEAQYIKNPDTQAAQAVKSIHAGFRIALTGTPIENRLSELWSIFDYLLPGYLYNYTRFRDEYENPVVRDGDEGAELRLKQMIEPFVLRRLKSNVLKDLPPKIEEVKYAALEETQKQLYDATVAQLKLILERQSDEEFRENKIAVLAQLTKLRQICCDPSLVFDHYDGNSAKKDLAIDMVQEAIEGGHKVLLFSQFTSMLDLLMRKLKENGINYYLLEGKTPKEERAQLVSQFQDLKNKDVPVFCISLKAGGTGLNLTAADIVIHYDPWWNVSVENQASDRVHRIGQKNVVTIEKLIMKDTVEERILQLQTEKSDLADRILSGDGFSSAKLTRQDLLGLL, from the coding sequence ATGCGCAGATCATACTATTCCGGATATGAACATGACGATGATACGCTGGATTTCGGCAGTTTCCGCGGAACGGGGAAGATGGAAGAACTGACGAAGGAATCCGGTGAAAAGGCTGTCGGCCCCAAGGTATGGAAATTTGCGCAGAACCATCCGCAGAAGATCCGTGTAATCGGGGGCGTTGAGCTTCCCGGGGAACATATGATTCATGTGACGGCATCCGTCGAAGACAGTATGTACTATTCGAGCGGCTATACGTCGGACTGCTATATCGACTTTGATCCGGATACGAGGAAGATCCTGAAGGGCGGCTGCACCTGTTATCAGGGCGTCAGCGGAAGGTGCTGCGATCATCAGGTCATTACGGCTGCCTGGCTTCTGGACCAATACGAAAAGAAAGGGGACTGGAGCTTTCTCCCGGAGCCTGAGACGGATCGGGGAATTGAAAGCGTCTTGACGGAGGCGGAGCCTGTATCCGTTTCGCCGGAGTCGCCGGTGCATTTGGAGCCGCTGATTGCGGAAAGCTGGCACAGCGGCATGCAGTTCCTGTTTCAGATCGGCTATCGCGGCAAGCACATGTACCAGGTGCGCAATGTCGGGGAGCTGGTCAGGGGCTGTGAGAACCATGACTTTCTGAGCTTTGGAAAGAACCTTGCCTTTACGGGATCACTGGATGTATTCGATGAGGAGTCGCGGCAGCTGATGGATCTGCTGCGGCTCGTGGACGGTACCTATTACGAGGACAGGAATGCGTCGATGCCGTTCAATCCGCTCGATGGCAGGGCCGTTACGTTGCAGGGAGAAATACTGGACCGTTTCTTTGATCTGGAAGAAGGAAAGCAGCTGCGGGCGATGAGGGGCAATTCGGTTCGTGCAGCCGTTGCGGTGCAGGTTGTAAAGGACGTATATAAACTTCCACTGATCTTTACGAAGACCAATGGCGGCTGGTATATCTGCAACGGCTCTGTGGATAATGTGCAGGGTGCTTCGTGGTGGTACATGGTGGTCTCTCAGGGAGATGAGGGCACTGTTCTGTATCGCGTTCCCCGCTCGAATAAAGAGTATGGGAAGGCGCTGAAGTTCATCGATACTCTTGAGGGGAAAATGAATTACGTTTCGACAAAGGATCTCGGGACGCTGTCGATCTTTCTGACGCCGCTGATGGAGGCGGGCTGCTTTGATCTGCAGGGCGATACGTATGTGCCGGAAAATGCAAACAAGGCGAGGCCGGTGTTCCGCATCTATCTCGATGCGCCGGACAGGAATATGATCATTGGGCGCTGCGATGCGGTATATCCGGATGAGAGCAGTTACAGCATCTGCGGCGGGGATGATCGTGATCTTGAAAGACGCAACCGGACGGCGGAACAGATTTTCCTGAACAGGCTGAAGCCGTGGTTCAACATCTATACGCCCCAGGAGCTGCGGGCGGATGAGGAGGCGTCGATGTACAACCTTCTCAAGACGGGGATTCCTGCTCTGCAGGATGTGGCGGAAGTGTATGTGAGCGATGCGCTGAAGCGGATGAATCTGGTGACGAACCGGCCGCGGTTCAAGGTCGGTGTCAGTGTGAAACACGACCTTCTGCAGCTGGATCTGGTGCCGGAAAATGTGTCGCTGGACCAGCTGGCAGATATTCTGAATCACTATGATCCAAAAAAGAAGTTCTACCGTCTCAGAAACGGTGCCTTCATTGAGCCTGACAAGGATCTGGGGGATCTGGAACAGCTGCGGGCGCAGCTCGGTCTGAGTGCGGCACAGCTGAAGAAGGGGACGGTGCAGCTGCCGAAGTACCGTGCCTACCACCTGTCACGTGAGCAGGAAGAAGATCCGGAGGCTCAGAAGTTTGACTTTGATGAAAGCTTCGGCTCCCTGGTCCGGGACATGAAGGATACGAGTGAGAAAAACTATCCACTGCCCGATATTCATGCGCAGCTTCGCCCGTATCAGATCGAAGGCTACCGGTGGTTATGTGCGTTGAGGGACAATGGCTTCGGCGGGCTTTTGGCAGATGAGATGGGTCTTGGCAAGACGCTGGAGACGATTGCCTTCCTTGCGGCCCGCAGCAGGGATGGTCGGACGCTGATTGTGTGTCCGGCATCGGTGGTGTACAACTGGGGCTCCGAGGTGCGCCGCTTTGCGCCGCAGCTGGAATGTCGCCTGATTACGGGGACGATGGAAATGCGCCATGAAAAGATTAAAGAAGCGGGGCCGAACGATATTCTGATCACGTCCTATGACAGTATGAAGCGGGACATGGAAGTGTATGATGCGATGGACTTTGCCTTTGAAGTGATCGATGAGGCGCAGTACATCAAGAATCCGGATACGCAGGCCGCTCAGGCGGTAAAGAGTATTCATGCAGGGTTCCGCATCGCTCTGACGGGTACGCCGATTGAGAACAGGCTTTCGGAGCTTTGGAGTATTTTTGACTATCTTCTGCCGGGGTATCTTTATAACTACACGCGGTTCCGTGATGAATATGAAAACCCGGTGGTGCGCGACGGGGATGAGGGTGCGGAGCTTCGTCTGAAGCAGATGATTGAGCCCTTTGTGCTGCGGCGTCTGAAGAGCAATGTGCTGAAGGATCTTCCGCCGAAGATTGAGGAAGTCAAGTATGCGGCACTGGAAGAAACGCAGAAGCAGCTCTATGATGCGACAGTTGCGCAGCTGAAGCTGATACTGGAGCGTCAGAGTGATGAGGAGTTCAGGGAAAATAAGATTGCGGTTCTGGCGCAGTTGACGAAGCTGCGGCAGATCTGCTGTGATCCGAGCCTGGTGTTTGATCATTATGATGGCAATAGTGCGAAAAAGGACCTTGCCATCGACATGGTGCAGGAAGCGATTGAAGGGGGACATAAGGTTCTGCTGTTTTCACAGTTTACAAGCATGCTCGACCTCTTGATGCGGAAGCTGAAGGAGAACGGCATCAATTACTATCTCTTGGAAGGAAAGACGCCGAAAGAGGAGCGGGCGCAGCTTGTGTCGCAGTTCCAGGACCTCAAAAACAAGGATGTTCCGGTGTTCTGCATTTCGCTCAAGGCCGGCGGTACGGGATTGAATCTAACGGCGGCGGACATTGTGATTCACTATGATCCGTGGTGGAATGTTTCGGTAGAAAACCAGGCATCGGACCGTGTGCATCGCATCGGTCAGAAGAACGTTGTGACGATTGAGAAACTGATCATGAAGGATACGGTTGAGGAGCGGATTCTGCAGCTGCAGACAGAAAAATCCGATCTTGCGGACCGGATTTTGTCGGGCGACGGATTCTCGAGCGCCAAACTGACGCGCCAGGATCTGCTGGGTCTTCTTTAA
- a CDS encoding NAD(P)H-dependent oxidoreductase produces MKILVLKTEDRKDDGPDHIIQPMADASGAELQFISVPSALHPCTGCGKCARTHSCTFDDALGDIVNAVSDSDGILFLTSLLYGCPDITFINLIKRLCTSRPDVLRHKPVSVIGITRSQASGMDLSEIDNLLNCASMIRIFGPYGMVITTVMNEEDAIRLRTAAVNLMWAAASLTNERPGLEPMPRAPYRIR; encoded by the coding sequence ATGAAGATCCTGGTACTGAAAACGGAAGATCGAAAAGACGATGGGCCGGATCATATTATCCAGCCCATGGCCGACGCATCTGGTGCAGAGCTTCAGTTTATTTCTGTTCCTTCTGCTCTGCACCCATGCACCGGCTGCGGCAAATGCGCGCGTACGCATTCCTGCACATTTGATGACGCGCTTGGGGATATAGTCAACGCCGTCTCTGACAGTGACGGCATACTGTTTCTGACATCACTGCTTTATGGCTGCCCAGACATCACATTCATCAATCTCATCAAACGTCTCTGTACATCCCGTCCCGACGTTCTTCGTCATAAGCCGGTATCTGTCATCGGCATCACGCGCAGTCAGGCATCCGGCATGGATCTCTCGGAAATCGATAACCTTCTGAACTGTGCCTCGATGATCCGCATCTTTGGCCCCTATGGCATGGTTATTACCACGGTGATGAACGAGGAAGATGCGATTCGTCTGCGTACTGCCGCTGTCAATTTAATGTGGGCCGCCGCCTCCTTAACAAATGAGCGCCCCGGGCTTGAACCCATGCCCAGAGCACCCTATCGCATCCGTTAA
- a CDS encoding ISL3 family transposase yields MINKESITRILRLGDDSADVTDVQISSDTIEVTLQKKDQVMFCPECGCRMESKGIRVRKVNHPVMQDGYKLILHVKERKWHCRNCNFYTHDRFNFLEDYKQNTSLVPIMIVNEMKDLHVTARQVAVRFNVSDTYVMTTFMQYVNMPRLKFTEAICVDEVHMVYDRRDLYSLVIMDFKSGQVIDMLPNSYESTSQEYFLNIPREERAGVKYLICDMYKPYINYVQRYFYNAIAIVDSFHVIQLIINRIRQYIRMVMKKYQELDRKELKEKNYRNNASHKTMRESREVTYLRRYDYFLLKNHDDIDFTAGWRTSKRGNEYYFDPYVYEKNFLGLDKNFSKIRDLKELYVQFNKRHVNDPEGASEDLNKIIDTYQNSDLSMFREIAVTLKTYHDNIVNSFTYISGADRKNSNEMMTRLSNGPMEGFNVLPKDLKRQSRGVSNFEYTRNRILWATREQKPMLAIPRSREDVHTSTGKKRGPYSKQSGKQDTSLDK; encoded by the coding sequence ATGATTAACAAAGAAAGTATAACAAGGATTTTGAGACTTGGTGATGATTCTGCAGACGTCACCGATGTTCAGATAAGCAGCGACACTATTGAGGTCACTCTGCAGAAGAAAGATCAGGTGATGTTCTGCCCTGAATGCGGATGCCGGATGGAATCTAAAGGTATTCGTGTGCGAAAGGTAAACCACCCTGTCATGCAGGACGGCTATAAGCTGATTCTGCACGTCAAAGAACGCAAGTGGCACTGCCGAAACTGTAATTTCTATACGCACGACCGATTCAATTTTCTGGAGGACTACAAGCAGAACACCTCGCTGGTCCCGATCATGATCGTAAATGAGATGAAAGACCTGCATGTCACGGCCAGGCAGGTTGCTGTACGCTTCAATGTATCAGATACCTATGTTATGACAACATTTATGCAGTACGTGAATATGCCCCGCCTGAAATTCACGGAGGCGATCTGTGTGGATGAGGTTCACATGGTATATGACCGTAGAGATCTGTACAGCCTGGTAATCATGGATTTCAAGAGCGGTCAGGTGATTGATATGCTGCCAAACAGCTATGAGAGCACTTCACAGGAATACTTCCTCAATATCCCGAGGGAAGAGCGTGCAGGCGTCAAGTATCTGATCTGCGATATGTACAAGCCATATATCAATTACGTGCAGAGATACTTCTACAATGCCATTGCGATCGTTGATAGTTTTCATGTGATTCAGCTGATCATCAACCGGATCAGGCAGTATATTCGCATGGTCATGAAGAAATATCAGGAGCTCGACAGAAAGGAACTGAAAGAAAAGAATTACAGAAATAACGCAAGCCATAAGACGATGCGTGAATCACGCGAGGTCACTTATCTGAGACGTTATGACTACTTCCTTCTGAAAAATCATGATGACATCGACTTCACGGCTGGCTGGCGTACTTCAAAACGCGGAAATGAATATTACTTTGATCCCTACGTTTATGAGAAGAATTTCTTGGGACTGGACAAGAACTTTTCGAAGATTCGTGACCTCAAAGAATTGTATGTCCAATTCAATAAGAGACACGTCAACGATCCCGAAGGAGCTTCGGAAGATCTGAATAAGATCATTGATACTTATCAGAACAGTGATCTCTCCATGTTCAGGGAGATTGCTGTCACTCTGAAGACGTATCATGACAACATCGTCAACTCTTTTACCTACATCTCCGGAGCTGACAGAAAGAACTCTAACGAGATGATGACACGACTGTCCAACGGCCCCATGGAGGGATTTAACGTCCTGCCAAAGGATCTCAAAAGACAATCCAGAGGCGTCAGTAATTTCGAATACACCCGCAACAGAATCCTTTGGGCAACACGTGAGCAGAAACCAATGCTTGCGATACCTCGCAGCCGCGAAGACGTTCATACTTCTACCGGAAAGAAGCGCGGCCCATACAGTAAACAAAGCGGCAAGCAGGATACCTCATTAGATAAATAA